In endosymbiont of unidentified scaly snail isolate Monju, the following are encoded in one genomic region:
- a CDS encoding hemerythrin domain-containing protein, with protein sequence MPEPMENAAMVYEWDSKLEKGIATMDAVHREFVERVDRALRAPDEELASALQELVAHTHEHFERENRWMEECGFPPIMIHRGEHQRVLEAMEETLRRARGGELAPARQLVEQLPAWFEQHAATMDNALAMHMRHTGHPETTEASNALE encoded by the coding sequence ATGCCTGAACCAATGGAGAACGCCGCGATGGTCTATGAATGGGATTCAAAGCTCGAGAAAGGCATCGCCACCATGGACGCGGTGCATCGAGAATTCGTCGAGCGGGTTGACCGTGCACTGCGCGCACCCGATGAAGAACTGGCCAGCGCACTGCAGGAACTGGTCGCCCATACCCACGAGCATTTCGAACGCGAGAACCGCTGGATGGAAGAGTGCGGCTTTCCGCCGATCATGATCCACCGCGGTGAGCACCAGCGGGTACTGGAAGCCATGGAAGAGACCTTGCGCCGCGCGCGTGGCGGAGAATTGGCTCCCGCCCGACAACTGGTCGAGCAGTTGCCGGCCTGGTTCGAGCAGCACGCCGCCACCATGGACAACGCCCTGGCGATGCACATGCGGCACACCGGTCATCCGGAGACGACCGAAGCATCGAACGCATTGGAATAG
- a CDS encoding valine--tRNA ligase yields MDNTYNPHVIEQRWYQTWESKGWFAPDMNAPGAPYCIMIPPPNVTGSLHMGHGFNNTVMDTLIRYHRMKGDKTLWQPGTDHAGIATQMVVERQLEAEGLSRHDLGRDKFIERIWEWKEESGGTITRQLRRLGSSLDWAHERFTMDEGLSEAVKEVFVRLYEEGLIYRGKRLVNWDPKLHTAVSDLEVISEEEAGHMWHMRYPLSNGTGYLVVSTTRPETMLGDCAVAVNPEDERYKHLIGELVELPLTGRKIPVVADEHADPEFGTGCVKITPAHDFNDYEVWLRHRDEKAIAEQIHGGLINIFTVDAAIRENLPEESELIPAKYIGLDRYEARKAIVADLEAAGLLEKVVDHKLMVPRGDRSGVVIEPFLTDQWYVKVGPLAKPAIEAVESGRIRFVPDNWKNTYFEWMRNIQDWCISRQIWWGHRIPAWYDAEGNVYVGRSEAEVREKHELAPDYPLTQDEDVLDTWFSSALWPFSTLGWPEDTERLRTFYPTSVLLTGFDIIFFWVARMIMMGLKFMDDVPFREVYVHGLVRDSQGQKMSKSKGNVLDPIDLIDGISLEDLIAKRTRGMMQPQLAKKIEQQTRKEFPEGIPSFGTDALRFTFAALAATGRDIKFDLGRIEGYRNFCNKLWNAARYVLMNTEGQDCGLGGEPVEYSAADRWIRARLQQVITEVTTAIEGYRFDQMANALHDFIWNQYCDWYLELSKAVLNAPDTTEAQRRGTRQTLVQVLETLLRLTHPVMPFITEEIWQRVRSLAGAEGETIMRQSWPQVDAGWQDSDAEAEMDWVMQFILGVRRIKGEMNIAPGKPVPILLANASERDRERLARHRLYLDALARPESIEVLEKDSREPESAIALVGEMKILIPLAGLIDKEAEITRLEKEIGKLEADIARVRKKLENPNFVDKAPAAVVQKERDRLDKSQGALEQLATQLDKIRSL; encoded by the coding sequence ATGGACAATACCTACAACCCGCACGTCATCGAACAACGCTGGTACCAAACCTGGGAGAGCAAGGGCTGGTTCGCCCCTGACATGAATGCGCCGGGCGCGCCCTACTGCATCATGATCCCGCCGCCGAACGTCACCGGCAGCCTGCACATGGGGCACGGCTTCAACAACACGGTGATGGACACCCTGATCCGCTATCACCGCATGAAAGGCGACAAAACCCTCTGGCAACCCGGCACCGACCACGCCGGCATCGCCACCCAGATGGTGGTCGAACGCCAGCTCGAGGCCGAGGGTCTCAGCCGCCACGACCTGGGCCGTGACAAGTTCATCGAGCGCATCTGGGAATGGAAGGAAGAGTCCGGCGGCACCATCACCCGCCAGCTGCGCCGCCTGGGCTCCTCGCTGGACTGGGCACACGAGCGCTTCACCATGGACGAGGGTCTGTCCGAAGCCGTGAAGGAAGTCTTCGTGCGCCTCTACGAGGAGGGCCTGATCTATCGCGGCAAACGCCTGGTCAACTGGGACCCGAAGCTGCACACTGCGGTCTCCGACCTGGAGGTGATCTCCGAGGAAGAGGCCGGCCACATGTGGCACATGCGCTACCCGCTGTCCAACGGTACCGGCTACCTGGTGGTTTCCACTACCCGCCCCGAGACCATGCTGGGCGACTGCGCGGTGGCGGTGAACCCCGAGGACGAGCGCTACAAGCACCTGATCGGCGAACTGGTGGAACTGCCGCTGACCGGCCGCAAGATCCCGGTCGTCGCCGACGAGCATGCCGACCCCGAGTTCGGCACCGGCTGCGTGAAGATCACCCCGGCGCACGACTTCAACGACTACGAGGTCTGGCTGCGCCACCGTGACGAGAAGGCCATTGCCGAACAGATCCATGGCGGCCTGATCAACATCTTCACCGTGGACGCGGCGATCCGCGAGAACCTGCCCGAAGAGAGTGAACTGATCCCGGCGAAGTACATCGGCCTGGACCGCTATGAGGCGCGCAAGGCCATCGTCGCCGACCTGGAGGCCGCCGGGCTCCTCGAGAAGGTTGTCGATCACAAGCTGATGGTGCCGCGCGGCGACCGCTCCGGTGTGGTCATCGAGCCCTTCCTCACCGACCAGTGGTACGTCAAGGTCGGCCCGCTGGCGAAACCGGCCATCGAGGCGGTGGAGTCGGGCCGCATCCGCTTCGTGCCCGACAACTGGAAGAACACCTACTTCGAGTGGATGCGCAACATCCAGGACTGGTGCATCAGCCGCCAGATCTGGTGGGGCCACCGCATACCGGCCTGGTACGACGCCGAGGGCAATGTCTATGTCGGCCGCTCCGAGGCCGAGGTGCGCGAGAAGCACGAGCTGGCCCCTGACTACCCGCTGACCCAGGACGAGGACGTGCTCGACACCTGGTTCAGCTCGGCGCTGTGGCCCTTCTCCACCCTCGGCTGGCCCGAGGACACCGAGCGCCTGCGCACCTTCTACCCCACCAGTGTGCTGCTCACGGGCTTCGACATCATCTTCTTCTGGGTCGCGCGCATGATCATGATGGGGCTCAAGTTCATGGATGACGTGCCCTTCCGCGAGGTCTATGTGCACGGCCTGGTGCGCGACTCGCAGGGTCAGAAGATGTCCAAGTCCAAGGGCAACGTGCTCGATCCCATCGACCTGATCGACGGTATCTCGCTCGAGGACCTGATCGCCAAGCGCACCCGCGGCATGATGCAGCCGCAACTGGCGAAAAAGATCGAGCAGCAGACACGCAAGGAGTTTCCCGAGGGTATCCCCAGCTTCGGCACCGACGCCCTGCGCTTCACCTTCGCCGCGCTGGCCGCCACCGGGCGCGACATCAAGTTCGACCTGGGGCGCATCGAAGGCTATCGCAACTTCTGCAACAAGCTGTGGAACGCGGCGCGCTACGTGCTGATGAACACCGAGGGCCAGGACTGCGGGCTGGGTGGTGAGCCGGTCGAATACTCGGCGGCCGATCGCTGGATCCGCGCCCGTCTGCAGCAGGTGATCACGGAGGTCACCACCGCCATCGAGGGCTACCGCTTCGACCAGATGGCCAATGCCCTGCACGACTTCATCTGGAACCAGTACTGCGACTGGTACCTGGAACTGTCCAAGGCGGTGCTCAACGCACCCGACACCACCGAGGCCCAGCGTCGCGGCACCCGCCAGACCCTGGTGCAGGTACTCGAGACCCTGCTGCGCCTGACCCACCCGGTGATGCCCTTCATCACCGAGGAGATCTGGCAACGCGTGCGTTCGCTGGCCGGCGCCGAGGGAGAGACCATCATGCGCCAGTCCTGGCCACAGGTCGACGCCGGCTGGCAGGACAGTGACGCCGAGGCCGAAATGGACTGGGTCATGCAGTTCATCCTGGGCGTGCGCCGCATCAAGGGCGAGATGAACATCGCCCCGGGCAAACCGGTGCCCATCCTGCTGGCCAATGCCAGCGAACGAGATCGCGAGCGCCTCGCCCGCCACCGCCTGTACCTCGACGCCCTGGCCCGGCCGGAGTCCATCGAGGTGCTGGAGAAAGACAGCAGGGAACCCGAGTCGGCCATCGCCCTGGTCGGCGAGATGAAGATCCTGATCCCGCTGGCCGGCCTGATCGACAAGGAGGCCGAGATCACACGCCTCGAAAAGGAGATCGGCAAGCTCGAGGCCGACATCGCGCGGGTGCGCAAGAAGCTGGAGAATCCCAACTTCGTGGACAAGGCGCCCGCTGCGGTGGTGCAGAAGGAGCGCGACCGGCTTGACAAATCTCAAGGCGCACTCGAACAACTGGCGACACAATTGGACAAGATAAGGAGTCTGTAG
- a CDS encoding HupE/UreJ family protein: MKRLSILLLGLLVLPAHAHVAGGLAGGFTAGLLHPVLGLDHVVAMVAVGLWGAFLGQPAIWLLPVVFPLVMTVGGALGILGVPWPAVETGIAVSAIVLGLMVAFAVRPPLWLAALIVGFFAVFHGYAHGAELPSSAGPLAFSLGFVVSTGLLHLSGVALGLLTRWQGGRRLVQAGGGVIALIGVAYLVGLL, from the coding sequence ATGAAACGACTGTCCATTCTTCTGCTGGGGTTGCTGGTCCTGCCTGCGCATGCCCATGTCGCCGGCGGCCTGGCCGGGGGCTTCACGGCCGGCCTGTTGCACCCGGTGCTGGGCCTGGATCACGTGGTGGCCATGGTCGCGGTCGGCCTGTGGGGTGCCTTCCTGGGGCAGCCGGCGATCTGGCTGTTGCCGGTGGTGTTTCCGTTGGTGATGACCGTCGGTGGGGCGCTGGGTATTCTGGGCGTACCCTGGCCAGCGGTGGAGACCGGTATCGCCGTGTCGGCCATCGTGCTGGGCCTGATGGTGGCCTTCGCGGTGCGTCCGCCGCTGTGGCTGGCGGCACTCATCGTGGGTTTCTTTGCGGTCTTCCACGGTTATGCGCACGGTGCCGAGCTGCCGTCTTCCGCCGGACCCCTGGCCTTCAGTCTGGGTTTTGTGGTCTCCACCGGACTGCTGCACCTCTCAGGGGTAGCGTTGGGTTTGCTCACCCGCTGGCAGGGGGGGCGGCGCCTGGTGCAGGCCGGAGGCGGGGTGATCGCGCTGATCGGCGTGGCCTACCTGGTGGGCTTGCTGTGA
- a CDS encoding HupE/UreJ family protein, with product MSVRWLWLALVLPGAALAHSPIKGLGDFYNGILHPLFVPAQLLLVVALGLVTGQQGVQRHLPAVAGYALGVVAGLTLIGQYPQVVTPEQLEVAILGTAVALALLVVLARSLPRVLLTVLAALAGLLLGLDSLQSDPAGSARTAALFGSGIALYLLMLYPMALAERFQGHAWTRIGTRVLGSWITASALLVLALALSPLRPAAPGSIPTPGDPRTSTAPPR from the coding sequence GTGAGCGTTCGCTGGCTCTGGCTGGCGCTGGTGCTGCCCGGCGCTGCCCTGGCGCACAGTCCGATCAAGGGCCTGGGTGATTTCTACAACGGCATCCTGCACCCGCTGTTCGTGCCCGCACAGCTGCTGCTGGTGGTCGCCCTGGGACTGGTGACAGGCCAGCAGGGGGTGCAGCGGCACCTGCCGGCCGTGGCCGGGTACGCGCTGGGCGTGGTGGCCGGCCTGACGCTGATCGGCCAGTACCCGCAGGTAGTGACACCGGAGCAGCTTGAGGTGGCGATTCTGGGCACGGCGGTGGCACTGGCCCTGCTGGTGGTGCTGGCGCGTTCGTTGCCACGGGTTCTGCTGACGGTGCTGGCGGCGCTTGCCGGCCTGTTGCTGGGACTCGATTCCCTGCAATCGGACCCGGCCGGCAGCGCGCGTACCGCGGCGTTGTTCGGCAGCGGCATCGCCCTGTACCTGCTGATGCTCTATCCCATGGCCTTGGCCGAGCGCTTCCAGGGGCATGCCTGGACGCGTATCGGCACCCGGGTGCTGGGGTCCTGGATAACGGCCAGCGCCCTGCTGGTGCTGGCCCTGGCCCTTTCGCCGCTCAGACCAGCAGCGCCCGGATCGATTCCCACTCCAGGCGATCCCAGAACCAGTACAGCGCCACCCCGCTGA
- a CDS encoding HupE/UreJ family protein: protein MPRLLLLLCTLLLPLSSGADVVKPALVEISVFADGHYEVELRASIEALLTGINARYKNTQDAPNAAEYDALRKLPPEELMRAFEPFRPRLLERVAIRFDGKRSMPRIRQVTIPERGYTKIPRISVILLEGEVPKSAHTLTWYYPAAFGDNAVRVRQVNRQTQEYHWSDWQWIRDDSVSQAFSITEVANRRGWTDIVREYVIAGYNHILPRGMDHILFILGLYLFSARIRPLLWQVTMFTLAHTLTLGLAIYGWLTLPAAIVQPLIALSIVYVGAENLWHRRLARSRLALVFGFGLLHGIGFAGMLSEFGMPREAFATALVSFNIGVELGQISIILGAWLLTGLWFGRRPWYRALVVMPLSLLISGVALYWFWDRLEWESIRALLV from the coding sequence TTGCCACGCCTGCTGTTGCTGCTCTGTACCCTGCTGTTGCCGCTGTCGTCCGGGGCCGACGTCGTGAAGCCTGCGCTGGTCGAGATCAGCGTGTTTGCCGACGGACACTACGAGGTGGAACTGCGCGCCAGCATCGAGGCCCTGCTCACCGGCATCAATGCCCGCTACAAGAACACTCAGGACGCGCCCAACGCCGCCGAGTACGACGCCCTGCGCAAGCTGCCGCCCGAGGAGTTGATGCGCGCCTTCGAGCCCTTCCGCCCCCGTCTTCTGGAGAGGGTCGCCATCCGTTTCGATGGCAAGCGCAGCATGCCGCGCATCCGCCAGGTCACCATTCCCGAGCGCGGGTACACCAAGATCCCGCGCATCAGTGTCATCCTGCTCGAGGGCGAGGTGCCGAAATCGGCCCACACCCTGACCTGGTACTATCCCGCGGCCTTCGGTGACAACGCGGTGCGGGTGCGCCAGGTCAACCGCCAGACTCAGGAATACCACTGGTCGGACTGGCAGTGGATCCGTGACGACAGCGTGAGCCAGGCTTTCTCCATCACCGAGGTAGCCAACCGCCGCGGCTGGACCGACATCGTCCGCGAATACGTCATCGCCGGCTACAACCACATCCTGCCGCGCGGCATGGACCACATCCTGTTCATCCTCGGGCTCTACCTGTTCAGTGCACGCATCCGTCCGCTGCTCTGGCAGGTGACCATGTTCACCCTGGCGCACACCCTCACCCTGGGCCTGGCCATCTACGGCTGGCTCACCCTGCCCGCGGCCATCGTGCAGCCGCTGATCGCCCTGTCCATCGTGTACGTGGGGGCCGAGAATCTGTGGCACCGCCGCCTGGCGCGCAGCCGCCTGGCCCTGGTGTTCGGCTTCGGTCTCCTTCACGGCATCGGATTTGCCGGCATGCTCAGCGAGTTCGGCATGCCCAGGGAGGCCTTCGCCACCGCGCTGGTCAGTTTCAACATCGGGGTCGAACTGGGACAGATCAGCATCATCCTCGGCGCCTGGCTGCTCACCGGCCTGTGGTTCGGCCGCCGTCCCTGGTACCGGGCACTGGTGGTAATGCCCCTGTCGCTGCTGATCAGCGGGGTGGCGCTGTACTGGTTCTGGGATCGCCTGGAGTGGGAATCGATCCGGGCGCTGCTGGTCTGA
- a CDS encoding 5'-nucleotidase C-terminal domain-containing protein: MSSKIDRRDFMKLMGVGAAVGAVPWAASRALSGPKPPEGFYDVPMKGTVRLLHITDVHGQLQPVYFREPNVNLGVGEAFGRPPHLVGKKLLAAMGMKPNTPEAYAYTYLNFTEAAHKYGRTGGFPQIKTLLDRLREQAGGRDKTLTLDSGDLWQGSATALWTRGVDMVEASNILGLDVMVGHWEFTYKENEVLNNVALFKGDFIGQNVRVKPDALMSDEYMALVEQYDGRGLYDEDKGYAFQPYVIKEINGARICIVGQAFPRTGNANPQEFFPDWSFGLREDDMIEMVQEIRKEEKPDAIILLSHNGMDVDIKMAQRVPGLNAVLGGHTHDGMPKPIKVKNVEGHECWVTNAGSNGKFVGVLDLDVRDGKLRGMHYKQLPVITDWLPADKEMAAYLKQMRSKVYDKHIVESRRSDLFYNEDRLGKTFEEILSEKLAIADRTLYRRGNFMGTWDQVLCNALRWEFDADIALSPGVRWGTTTLEGDWITMEDLMTQCAMTYGETYVTEMTGQQIHDMLEGVADNLFDPDPYLQSGGDMVRVGGMDYTIEPAKKLGERITHMVLDDGSPLDPEKTYKVAGWATVNRVPEGRLMWDVVRDYILENRDEDKVLRLKKINVPTLVGVSENPGFADYAGKAS, translated from the coding sequence ATGTCCAGCAAAATAGATCGCCGTGATTTCATGAAACTGATGGGAGTGGGCGCCGCCGTGGGCGCGGTCCCCTGGGCCGCCAGCCGCGCGTTGTCCGGGCCGAAACCTCCCGAGGGTTTCTACGATGTGCCGATGAAGGGCACGGTGCGCCTGCTGCACATCACCGATGTGCACGGTCAGTTGCAGCCGGTCTATTTTCGCGAGCCCAATGTCAACCTGGGCGTGGGTGAGGCCTTCGGCCGGCCGCCGCACCTGGTCGGCAAGAAACTGCTCGCTGCCATGGGTATGAAACCGAACACCCCCGAGGCCTATGCCTATACCTACCTGAACTTCACCGAGGCCGCCCACAAGTACGGACGCACCGGTGGCTTCCCGCAGATCAAGACCCTGCTCGACAGGCTGCGCGAGCAGGCCGGCGGGCGCGACAAGACGCTGACCCTGGACTCGGGCGACCTGTGGCAGGGTTCGGCCACCGCCCTGTGGACTCGTGGCGTGGACATGGTCGAGGCCTCCAACATCCTGGGCCTGGACGTGATGGTCGGCCACTGGGAGTTCACCTACAAGGAAAACGAGGTGCTCAACAACGTGGCCCTGTTCAAGGGGGACTTCATCGGCCAGAACGTGCGCGTCAAGCCCGATGCCCTGATGAGCGACGAGTACATGGCCCTGGTCGAACAATACGACGGTCGTGGCCTGTACGACGAGGACAAGGGTTATGCCTTCCAGCCCTATGTCATCAAGGAGATCAACGGTGCACGCATCTGCATCGTCGGTCAGGCGTTCCCGCGCACCGGCAACGCCAACCCGCAGGAGTTCTTCCCCGATTGGTCCTTCGGCCTGCGCGAGGACGATATGATCGAGATGGTGCAGGAGATCCGCAAGGAGGAGAAGCCCGATGCCATCATCCTGCTGTCGCACAACGGCATGGACGTGGACATCAAGATGGCGCAGCGGGTGCCCGGCCTGAACGCGGTGCTCGGCGGCCACACCCACGACGGTATGCCAAAGCCCATCAAGGTGAAGAATGTCGAGGGACATGAGTGCTGGGTGACCAACGCCGGCTCCAACGGCAAGTTCGTGGGTGTGCTCGACCTGGACGTGCGTGACGGCAAGCTGCGCGGCATGCACTACAAGCAGCTGCCGGTGATCACCGACTGGCTGCCGGCCGACAAGGAGATGGCTGCCTACCTCAAGCAGATGCGCAGCAAGGTCTATGACAAGCACATCGTCGAGTCGCGTCGCAGCGACCTGTTCTACAACGAGGATCGCCTGGGCAAGACCTTCGAGGAGATCCTGTCCGAGAAGCTGGCGATCGCCGATCGTACCCTGTACCGGCGTGGCAACTTCATGGGCACCTGGGACCAGGTGCTGTGCAACGCCCTGCGCTGGGAGTTCGATGCCGACATCGCGCTGTCGCCTGGTGTGCGCTGGGGAACCACCACCCTCGAGGGTGACTGGATCACCATGGAAGACCTGATGACCCAGTGCGCCATGACCTACGGCGAGACCTATGTCACCGAGATGACCGGCCAGCAGATCCACGACATGCTCGAAGGGGTGGCCGACAACCTCTTCGATCCCGATCCCTACCTGCAATCGGGCGGCGACATGGTGCGCGTGGGCGGCATGGACTACACCATCGAACCGGCCAAGAAGCTTGGCGAGCGCATCACCCACATGGTTCTCGACGACGGCAGTCCGCTGGACCCGGAGAAGACCTACAAGGTCGCCGGCTGGGCCACGGTCAACCGGGTGCCCGAAGGCCGCCTGATGTGGGACGTGGTACGCGACTACATCCTCGAGAACCGGGATGAGGACAAGGTGCTGCGCCTCAAGAAGATCAATGTTCCCACCCTGGTGGGCGTCAGCGAGAACCCGGGCTTTGCCGACTACGCCGGCAAGGCGAGCTGA
- the glcF gene encoding glycolate oxidase subunit GlcF → MQTSLLPSLLETRAGKEADRILRACVHCGFCTATCPTYQLLGDELDGPRGRIYLIKQVLEGTPATRLTQQHLDRCLTCRACETTCPSGVHYSRLLDIGREIVEAQVGRSLSRGVQRYLLRKLLPYPARFRIPLRLGQWLSPVLPARLRRKIPRPQKTGAVPPQRHARRMLLLDGCAQSVATPNTNAAARRLLDRLGISLVSARGQGCCGAVSQHLSAPEEARHFVRRNIDAWWPYIEQGVDAILVNASGCAVQVKDYDGHLMQDDAEYAEKATRVATMARDLAEVLSAEDLSPLTFDTSPRVAFHAPCTLQHGQKLNGVVEGILRDAGFTLTAVPDAHLCCGSAGTYSLLQPGLSQQLLGNKLRHLQSQGPDVIATANVGCQLHLQSGTSVPVRHWIELLDERLR, encoded by the coding sequence ATGCAGACCTCGCTCCTCCCGTCACTGCTGGAGACCCGTGCCGGCAAGGAGGCCGACCGGATCCTGCGCGCCTGCGTGCATTGCGGCTTTTGCACCGCCACCTGCCCCACATACCAGCTCCTCGGCGACGAGCTGGACGGGCCGCGGGGCCGCATCTACCTGATCAAGCAGGTCCTGGAAGGCACACCAGCCACCCGGCTGACCCAGCAACACCTGGACCGCTGCCTGACCTGCCGCGCCTGCGAGACCACCTGTCCTTCCGGGGTCCACTACAGCCGGCTGCTGGACATCGGCCGCGAGATCGTCGAGGCCCAGGTGGGACGCTCCTTGTCGCGAGGTGTGCAACGCTACCTGCTGCGGAAGCTGCTGCCCTATCCCGCGCGTTTCAGGATACCGCTGCGCCTGGGCCAGTGGCTCTCGCCCGTGCTGCCCGCCCGGCTGCGCCGCAAGATCCCCCGGCCGCAGAAGACCGGCGCGGTCCCGCCACAGCGACACGCGCGCCGCATGCTGCTGCTCGACGGCTGCGCCCAGTCGGTGGCTACGCCGAACACCAATGCGGCCGCCAGGCGCCTGCTGGACCGCCTGGGGATCAGCCTGGTCAGCGCGCGCGGGCAAGGCTGCTGCGGCGCGGTCAGCCAGCACCTGTCCGCACCGGAGGAAGCACGCCATTTCGTGCGGCGCAACATCGACGCCTGGTGGCCGTACATCGAGCAGGGCGTCGATGCAATCCTGGTCAACGCCAGCGGCTGCGCGGTGCAGGTCAAGGACTATGATGGCCATCTGATGCAGGACGACGCCGAGTACGCGGAAAAGGCAACCCGGGTGGCGACAATGGCCCGCGACCTCGCGGAAGTGCTGAGCGCGGAAGACCTGTCCCCACTCACCTTCGACACGTCGCCGCGCGTGGCCTTCCATGCGCCCTGCACCCTGCAACACGGCCAGAAACTGAACGGGGTGGTCGAGGGTATCCTGCGGGATGCCGGTTTCACCCTGACGGCGGTGCCCGATGCCCACCTCTGCTGCGGATCGGCAGGGACCTATTCGCTCCTCCAGCCCGGGCTCTCGCAGCAGCTACTGGGGAACAAGCTGCGGCACCTGCAATCGCAGGGGCCGGACGTGATCGCCACCGCCAACGTGGGGTGCCAGCTGCACCTGCAGAGTGGCACATCGGTGCCGGTAAGGCACTGGATCGAACTACTGGACGAGAGGCTTCGATGA
- the glcE gene encoding glycolate oxidase subunit GlcE, producing the protein MNDLAEALQAQVREACAKGEPLALRGSGSKSFLGHRVQGRVLELGGHRGIVNYEPRELVLTARAGTPLAEIEQALEAQGQMLPFEPPHFGPGATLGGTIACALSGPRRPYAGAVRDVVLGCRIINGRGEILRFGGEVMKNVAGYDVSRLMAGAFGTLGILLEVSLKVLPKPETELTLVQECDATEAIEKMNRLAGTPVPLSASSHDGIQLHLRLSGTNGAVEGARKRIGGEILADGASYWERLREHRHAFFTGKRPLWRLSVPSTTPFQADLPGKQLIEWGGAQRWLISEAAGETIQRAAAEAGGHATRFRGEAPEGEAFHPLPVPLMALHRNLKRAFDPAGILNPGRLYGEF; encoded by the coding sequence ATGAACGACCTGGCAGAAGCACTGCAGGCGCAGGTCCGCGAGGCCTGCGCGAAGGGCGAGCCGCTGGCACTGCGCGGCTCGGGGAGCAAATCCTTTCTCGGTCACCGGGTGCAGGGCCGGGTCCTGGAACTGGGCGGACACCGGGGTATCGTCAATTACGAACCTCGGGAGCTGGTGCTCACCGCCCGCGCCGGCACGCCCCTGGCAGAGATCGAGCAGGCGCTGGAGGCGCAAGGCCAGATGCTCCCCTTCGAACCACCGCACTTCGGTCCCGGCGCCACCCTGGGCGGCACCATCGCCTGTGCCCTGTCGGGCCCCCGCCGGCCCTATGCCGGAGCCGTGCGGGACGTCGTGCTCGGTTGCCGGATCATCAACGGTCGCGGCGAGATCCTGCGCTTCGGTGGCGAAGTGATGAAGAACGTGGCGGGCTACGACGTCTCGCGCCTGATGGCCGGCGCCTTCGGCACGCTCGGCATCCTCCTGGAGGTGAGCCTCAAGGTGCTGCCGAAACCGGAAACGGAACTCACCCTGGTGCAGGAATGCGATGCGACCGAAGCGATCGAAAAGATGAACCGGCTGGCCGGCACGCCGGTGCCACTGTCCGCCTCCAGCCATGACGGCATCCAGCTGCACCTGCGTCTCTCCGGCACCAACGGCGCCGTGGAGGGAGCGCGCAAGCGCATCGGCGGCGAGATCCTGGCCGACGGCGCGAGCTACTGGGAAAGACTGCGGGAACACCGGCACGCCTTCTTCACCGGGAAACGTCCCCTGTGGCGACTCTCTGTCCCATCGACCACGCCCTTCCAGGCGGACCTGCCGGGCAAGCAACTGATTGAATGGGGCGGCGCCCAGCGCTGGCTGATCTCGGAGGCGGCCGGAGAGACCATCCAGCGCGCCGCCGCCGAGGCGGGCGGCCATGCCACGCGCTTCCGCGGCGAGGCGCCGGAGGGCGAGGCGTTCCACCCGCTGCCCGTTCCGCTGATGGCGCTGCACCGAAACCTGAAACGTGCCTTCGACCCGGCGGGCATTCTGAACCCCGGCCGACTCTACGGAGAATTCTGA